One Streptomyces sp. P9-A2 DNA window includes the following coding sequences:
- a CDS encoding ATP-binding protein: MITHPSRHCTVELQALPSRIGQVRRIVSAQLRYWHMDTLIDRASLGVTELLSNVHRHAQPDKTCTVELEVLLDRLKVSVHDHDPRLPVVGDAAPLATCGRGLAMVAAMSESWGALPDGESGKVVWFTLPAPSAAPVADWDHYPRITTGEHAAHRFAEVTLVEHAIEDRRSEPAPARSAVVG; this comes from the coding sequence GTGATCACTCACCCAAGCAGACACTGCACGGTGGAGCTCCAGGCTCTGCCGTCGCGGATCGGCCAGGTCCGCAGAATCGTATCTGCGCAATTGCGCTACTGGCATATGGACACCTTGATAGACCGGGCCTCGCTCGGTGTGACCGAGCTGTTGTCCAACGTCCACCGGCACGCCCAGCCCGACAAGACCTGCACGGTCGAGCTGGAGGTGCTGCTCGACCGGCTCAAGGTCTCGGTGCACGACCACGACCCGCGGCTGCCGGTCGTCGGGGACGCGGCTCCGCTCGCCACCTGTGGGCGCGGGCTCGCGATGGTGGCCGCGATGAGCGAGAGCTGGGGCGCCCTGCCTGACGGCGAGTCCGGCAAGGTCGTGTGGTTCACGCTGCCGGCGCCGTCCGCGGCTCCCGTCGCGGACTGGGACCACTATCCGCGGATCACCACCGGTGAGCACGCCGCGCACCGGTTCGCGGAGGTCACGCTCGTCGAGCACGCCATCGAGGACCGCCGCTCCGAACCCGCTCCCGCCCGGTCCGCCGTTGTCGGCTGA
- a CDS encoding PPOX class F420-dependent oxidoreductase has protein sequence MSKPPLPPEADALLGRPNPCVMATLRSDGTPVSTPTWYVWEDGRVLISLDEGRVRLKHLRRDPRVTLTVLADDDWYTHVTLIGRVVELNDDEGLADIDRISRHYTGNPYPDRVRARVSAWIEVERWHGWGAMKDSSQAST, from the coding sequence ATGTCCAAGCCCCCGCTGCCCCCCGAGGCCGACGCCCTGCTGGGCCGCCCCAATCCCTGTGTCATGGCCACCCTCCGCTCCGACGGCACGCCCGTCTCCACGCCCACCTGGTACGTGTGGGAGGACGGTCGCGTGCTGATCAGCCTGGACGAGGGCCGGGTACGCCTGAAGCACCTGCGCCGCGACCCGCGCGTCACTCTCACGGTGCTGGCCGATGACGACTGGTACACCCACGTCACCCTCATCGGCCGCGTTGTCGAGCTGAACGACGACGAGGGCCTGGCCGACATCGACCGTATCTCCCGGCACTACACCGGCAACCCGTACCCGGACCGGGTGCGGGCGCGGGTCAGCGCCTGGATCGAGGTCGAACGCTGGCACGGCTGGGGCGCGATGAAGGACAGCTCCCAGGCGTCCACCTGA
- a CDS encoding glycoside hydrolase family 15 protein, producing MDGTAEERGVSGGRRYVPIADHGLIGDLRSVALVGTNGTIDWYCCPDFDAPSVFGAILDAERGGCFELAAAVPARTRQFYFPDTNVLITRFFTEDGVGEVQDFMPVAGESAEAGRHRLIRRVVCVRGSLPFRMRAAPRFEYGTRPHTLRLTDGMALFASEALSLALTSTVPLEADGPDAWADFKLAEGETAVFALDQVGGEVSPRRCAQREAEDQFGETVRYWRRWLSSSRYRGRWREMVHRSALTLKLLTYAPTGAIVAAPTTSLPEELGGERNWDYRYVWVRDAAFCVYALLRLGFSEEAAAFMGFVSRHISPGADRPSGPLQIMYGIDGRTDLSERELGHLEGYRGSAPVRVGNAASDQLQLDIYGALIDSVYLYDKWAEPVSSEQWDHVCALVDWVCAHWDQPDEGIWETRGGRKNFLYSRLMCWVAIERAIRMAHRRGLPADLPHWQTSRDAVYRRIMSHGWSDTRRAFVQHEGSDVLDAAVLMMPLAKFIAPTDPKWLSTLDSLTEDLVSDSLVYRYDPRTSPDGLHGAEGTFSICTFWYVEALTRAGRLDEASLAFEKMLTYANHLGLYAEEISHSGEQQGNFPQAFTHLSLISAAFNLDRALG from the coding sequence ATGGACGGGACGGCCGAGGAGCGGGGTGTGTCCGGCGGGCGCCGGTACGTGCCGATCGCCGATCACGGGCTGATCGGCGACCTGCGCAGTGTGGCGCTGGTGGGGACCAACGGCACCATCGACTGGTACTGCTGTCCGGACTTCGACGCGCCGAGCGTGTTCGGCGCGATCCTGGATGCCGAGCGCGGCGGCTGCTTCGAGCTGGCGGCGGCCGTACCGGCGCGTACCCGGCAGTTCTACTTCCCGGACACCAACGTCCTGATCACCAGGTTCTTCACCGAGGACGGCGTGGGTGAGGTGCAGGACTTCATGCCCGTCGCCGGGGAGTCGGCCGAGGCGGGCCGGCACCGGCTGATCCGGCGGGTGGTGTGTGTACGCGGGTCCCTGCCGTTCCGGATGCGGGCGGCTCCGAGATTCGAGTACGGCACCCGGCCGCACACCCTGCGGTTGACCGACGGCATGGCGCTGTTCGCCTCCGAGGCGCTGTCCCTCGCACTCACCTCGACCGTCCCCCTGGAGGCGGACGGCCCGGACGCGTGGGCCGACTTCAAGCTCGCCGAGGGCGAGACGGCGGTGTTCGCCCTGGACCAGGTCGGTGGTGAGGTGTCCCCCCGCCGCTGCGCGCAGCGGGAGGCGGAGGACCAGTTCGGTGAGACCGTGCGGTACTGGCGGCGCTGGCTGTCCTCCTCGCGCTACCGCGGCCGCTGGCGGGAGATGGTGCACCGCTCCGCCCTCACCCTGAAGCTGCTCACCTACGCGCCGACCGGGGCGATCGTGGCGGCGCCCACGACGAGTCTGCCGGAGGAGCTCGGCGGGGAGCGCAACTGGGACTACCGGTACGTATGGGTGCGGGACGCGGCCTTCTGCGTATACGCGCTGCTGCGGCTGGGCTTCTCCGAGGAGGCCGCGGCGTTCATGGGGTTCGTGTCCCGGCACATCAGCCCGGGTGCCGACCGCCCCTCCGGCCCTCTGCAGATCATGTACGGCATCGACGGCCGCACCGACCTGTCCGAGCGCGAGCTCGGACATCTGGAGGGGTACCGGGGCTCGGCACCGGTGCGGGTCGGCAACGCGGCGTCCGACCAGTTGCAACTCGACATCTACGGGGCGTTGATCGACTCCGTCTACCTGTACGACAAATGGGCCGAGCCGGTTTCCAGCGAGCAGTGGGACCATGTGTGCGCACTGGTGGACTGGGTGTGCGCGCACTGGGACCAGCCCGACGAGGGGATCTGGGAGACGCGCGGCGGGCGCAAGAACTTCCTCTACTCACGGCTGATGTGCTGGGTGGCGATCGAGCGGGCCATCCGCATGGCCCATCGGCGCGGGCTGCCCGCCGACCTCCCCCACTGGCAGACGAGCCGCGACGCCGTCTACCGGCGCATCATGAGCCATGGCTGGTCCGATACGCGCCGGGCCTTCGTGCAGCACGAGGGAAGCGATGTGCTGGATGCGGCGGTACTGATGATGCCGTTGGCGAAGTTCATCGCGCCGACCGACCCGAAGTGGCTGTCCACCCTGGACTCCCTCACCGAGGACCTGGTGTCGGACTCCCTGGTCTACCGGTACGACCCGCGGACGAGCCCGGACGGCCTGCACGGCGCCGAGGGCACGTTCTCCATCTGCACGTTCTGGTACGTCGAGGCGCTGACCCGGGCCGGCCGGCTCGACGAGGCGTCCCTCGCCTTCGAGAAGATGCTGACGTACGCCAACCATCTCGGCCTGTACGCCGAGGAGATCAGCCACAGCGGGGAACAGCAGGGCAACTTTCCGCAGGCGTTCACGCATCTCTCGCTGATCAGCGCCGCGTTCAACCTGGACCGCGCTCTGGGCTGA
- a CDS encoding methyltransferase gives MTTAWGAPVLARFPEDPRDGLRAWDASDEYLLGHLDREEVPLDGTVVVVGDRWGALVTALAAYRPTQITDSWLGQEATRANLARAGVEPGTVPLLTTQDPPPDRIDVLLVRVPKSLALLEDQLLRLAPAVHAGTVVVGTGMVKEIHTSTLNLFERIIGPTRTSLAEKKARLILCTPDPALVRPATSWPYSYRLPEDIGAVSGRTVVNHAGVFCADRLDIGTRFFLRHLPRPPSDRPGLRVVDLGCGNGVVGTAVALADPRVEVLFVDESFQAVASAQATYRANGVPGHAEFRVGDGLTGVPDSSVDLVLNNPPFHSHQATSDAGARRMFTGARRALRPGGELWVVGNRHLGYHVKLRRLFGNSEVVASDRKFVVLKAVKR, from the coding sequence ATGACGACTGCGTGGGGTGCGCCGGTCCTGGCCCGCTTCCCCGAGGATCCCCGCGACGGGCTGCGCGCCTGGGACGCGTCCGACGAGTACCTGCTCGGGCATCTCGACCGGGAAGAGGTGCCGCTGGACGGCACGGTCGTGGTCGTCGGGGACCGGTGGGGGGCCCTCGTCACGGCGCTCGCCGCGTACCGGCCGACGCAGATCACCGACTCCTGGCTGGGGCAGGAGGCCACCCGCGCGAACCTGGCGCGGGCCGGTGTCGAGCCGGGTACGGTCCCGCTGCTCACCACGCAGGACCCGCCGCCGGACCGGATCGACGTGCTGCTGGTGCGGGTGCCCAAGAGCCTGGCGCTGCTGGAGGACCAGTTGCTGCGGCTGGCACCCGCGGTGCACGCCGGCACGGTCGTCGTCGGCACCGGCATGGTGAAGGAGATCCACACCTCGACGCTGAATCTCTTCGAGCGGATCATCGGCCCCACCCGGACCTCCCTCGCCGAGAAGAAGGCGCGGCTGATCCTCTGCACACCGGATCCGGCACTGGTGCGTCCCGCCACCTCCTGGCCGTACAGCTATCGGCTGCCCGAGGACATCGGCGCGGTCTCCGGACGGACCGTCGTCAACCACGCGGGGGTCTTCTGCGCGGACCGGCTCGACATCGGCACCCGGTTCTTCCTCCGGCATCTGCCGCGGCCGCCGTCGGACCGGCCGGGTCTTCGGGTGGTGGACCTCGGGTGCGGCAACGGCGTCGTCGGTACGGCGGTGGCGCTGGCCGATCCGCGAGTCGAGGTGCTGTTCGTGGACGAGTCGTTCCAGGCGGTGGCGTCCGCGCAGGCTACGTACCGGGCCAACGGCGTACCGGGGCATGCCGAGTTCCGGGTCGGCGACGGCCTGACGGGCGTGCCGGACTCCAGTGTCGACCTGGTGCTCAACAATCCGCCGTTCCACTCCCACCAGGCGACCAGCGACGCCGGCGCCCGGCGCATGTTCACCGGTGCCCGGCGTGCCCTGCGGCCCGGTGGTGAGCTGTGGGTGGTCGGCAACCGGCATCTGGGCTACCACGTGAAGCTGCGACGGTTGTTCGGGAACAGCGAAGTGGTCGCGAGCGACCGGAAGTTCGTCGTGCTGAAGGCCGTGAAGCGGTAG
- a CDS encoding ISAzo13 family transposase produces MAIPDEVLAVLDTKFAAVLPHLDERQRRLYLASEAEALGHGGIAAVARLAEVSESTVARGREELAGGTQALGRVRRPGGGRKSAAERDPGLVAALELLIEPREVGDPVSPLRWTTASLRDLSRELTDAGHPVSAPVVGSLLRAMGFSLQGMAKTQAGSQVPDRDAQFRHINTAAERFLAGGLPVVSVDTKQKEPIGDFARPGRTYRPKGQPITAPDHDFVGPDTPVAIPYGIYDLGRDSGWVNVGTDRNTAAFAVESLRRWWKIQGRLDYPSVDRLLVTADSGGANSADSRLFKMGLADFADECGLSITVMHFPPGTSKWNKVEHRLFSRITHSLRGQPLTSYEVLLETISATRTSTGLTVHAALDENAYPTGRVLTRAERKSAERRVKRDEFHGEWNYTIAPQDPDQQLPEDPRDESGPPVPTEATFLLTHPALTGMPREQFEQLVLQLEPCQQVLTEVERQSAGRDGRGRNPGFGTLDHRHRVLVAVLRSRNTVTLTLAAELMGRKRNVLSYHAGRSKPMLAFAGPELARVLVFRRTRPPRTLEALKRVIEHHDNEINSGSS; encoded by the coding sequence GTGGCGATTCCGGATGAAGTCCTGGCGGTACTGGATACGAAGTTCGCGGCGGTGCTGCCGCATCTGGACGAGCGGCAGCGCCGTCTGTATCTGGCTTCCGAGGCCGAGGCGCTGGGGCATGGAGGGATCGCGGCCGTGGCCAGGCTGGCGGAGGTCTCGGAGTCGACCGTCGCACGAGGGCGTGAGGAACTCGCGGGCGGAACACAGGCGTTGGGGCGGGTGCGCAGACCCGGCGGCGGGCGCAAGTCTGCCGCCGAGCGCGATCCCGGTCTGGTGGCGGCTCTCGAGTTGTTGATCGAGCCGCGTGAGGTGGGTGATCCGGTGTCCCCGCTGCGCTGGACCACTGCCTCGCTGCGGGACTTGTCCCGGGAGTTGACCGATGCCGGTCATCCGGTCAGCGCCCCAGTGGTCGGCAGCCTACTGCGTGCGATGGGCTTCAGCCTGCAGGGCATGGCCAAGACTCAAGCCGGCAGTCAGGTGCCCGACCGAGACGCCCAGTTCCGTCACATCAACACCGCCGCCGAACGCTTCCTGGCGGGGGGCCTGCCGGTGGTGAGCGTGGACACGAAACAGAAGGAACCGATCGGCGACTTCGCCCGGCCCGGCCGCACCTACCGCCCCAAAGGCCAGCCGATCACCGCCCCGGACCACGACTTCGTCGGCCCCGACACCCCGGTCGCCATTCCGTACGGCATCTACGACCTGGGGCGCGACAGCGGCTGGGTAAACGTGGGCACCGACCGAAACACCGCCGCCTTCGCGGTGGAGTCCCTGCGCCGCTGGTGGAAGATCCAAGGGCGCCTCGACTACCCCAGCGTGGACCGCTTGCTGGTCACCGCCGATTCCGGAGGGGCCAACTCGGCCGACTCCCGCCTGTTCAAGATGGGCCTGGCCGACTTCGCAGACGAGTGCGGACTGAGCATCACCGTCATGCACTTCCCGCCAGGTACTTCAAAATGGAACAAAGTGGAACACCGGCTGTTCTCCCGGATCACCCACAGCCTGCGCGGGCAGCCTCTGACCAGCTACGAAGTGCTGCTGGAGACCATCTCAGCCACCCGCACCAGCACCGGACTGACCGTTCATGCCGCACTGGACGAGAATGCTTACCCCACCGGCCGCGTGCTCACCCGAGCTGAACGCAAGAGCGCCGAGCGGCGGGTCAAACGGGACGAGTTCCACGGCGAGTGGAACTACACCATCGCCCCGCAGGACCCCGACCAGCAGCTTCCGGAAGATCCACGCGACGAGTCGGGACCTCCGGTCCCGACCGAGGCCACCTTCCTCCTCACCCACCCCGCACTCACGGGCATGCCCCGAGAACAGTTCGAACAGCTCGTGCTCCAGCTCGAACCATGCCAACAGGTCCTGACCGAAGTCGAACGCCAGAGCGCAGGCAGGGACGGCCGCGGCCGCAACCCCGGCTTCGGCACCCTCGATCACCGCCACCGCGTCCTGGTCGCCGTGCTCCGCAGCCGCAACACCGTCACCCTGACCCTCGCGGCCGAGCTGATGGGCCGCAAGCGCAACGTGCTGAGTTACCACGCCGGGAGGTCCAAGCCGATGCTGGCCTTCGCCGGGCCCGAACTCGCCAGAGTCCTCGTCTTCCGCCGGACCCGCCCTCCCCGCACGCTCGAAGCCTTGAAGCGCGTGATCGAGCACCACGACAACGAGATCAACTCCGGCAGTAGTTAA
- a CDS encoding DeoR/GlpR family DNA-binding transcription regulator, giving the protein MSENQNLLAEQRRTLILDEVRRRGGVRVNELTRKLGVSDMTVRRDLDALARQGVLEKVHGGAVPLVEASTHEPGFEAKSGLELSAKEDIARAAAELVPPGAAIALSGGTTTYALAGRLLDVPDLTVVTNSVRVADVFHAAQRTSDPRQGAATVVLTGGVRTPSDSLVGPVADQAIAALHFDLLFLGVHGISIEAGLSTPNLAEAETNRRLMQSARRVVVVADHTKWGTVGLSSFASLDQVDTLVTDSGLPAEARDEISEHLPRLVVAGEPEEPAEPSDV; this is encoded by the coding sequence GTGAGCGAGAATCAGAACCTCCTCGCGGAGCAGCGGCGCACCCTGATCCTCGACGAGGTCCGGCGCCGCGGCGGAGTCCGGGTCAACGAACTGACCCGTAAGCTCGGCGTGTCGGACATGACGGTCCGCCGCGACCTCGACGCACTCGCCCGGCAGGGCGTGCTGGAGAAGGTGCACGGCGGCGCGGTCCCGCTGGTCGAGGCCAGCACCCATGAGCCCGGCTTCGAAGCCAAGTCCGGTCTGGAGCTGAGCGCGAAGGAGGACATCGCGCGAGCGGCGGCCGAACTGGTCCCGCCGGGCGCGGCGATCGCCCTCTCGGGCGGTACGACGACGTACGCGCTGGCCGGCCGGCTGCTCGACGTGCCCGACCTCACCGTGGTCACCAACTCGGTGCGGGTGGCGGACGTCTTCCACGCGGCCCAGCGCACCTCGGACCCCCGCCAGGGTGCGGCCACGGTCGTCCTGACCGGCGGTGTGCGCACGCCGTCCGACTCACTGGTGGGGCCGGTGGCGGACCAGGCGATCGCGGCGCTCCACTTCGATCTGCTGTTCCTCGGCGTGCACGGGATATCGATCGAGGCCGGGCTGTCGACGCCCAACCTCGCCGAGGCCGAGACGAACCGGCGTCTGATGCAGTCTGCGCGACGGGTGGTCGTGGTGGCCGACCACACCAAGTGGGGCACGGTGGGCCTGAGTTCCTTCGCGTCCCTGGACCAGGTGGACACGCTGGTGACGGACTCCGGACTGCCGGCCGAGGCCCGCGACGAGATCTCCGAGCATCTGCCGCGGCTGGTCGTGGCGGGCGAGCCCGAGGAACCGGCGGAACCCTCGGACGTCTGA
- a CDS encoding NAD(P)-dependent oxidoreductase translates to MTDELTVSVLGTGIMGAAMARNLARAGHTVHVWNRTRAKADPLVADGAHIAGTPAEAVESADVVLTMLYDGSATLETMRLAAPALRRGSVWAQSTTAGLEGVAELAGFAREHGLLFYDAPVLGTRQPAEAGQLTVLAAGPAEGRDTVTPVFDAVGSRTVWTGEDGADGSATRLKLVVNSWVLAATSAVGETLALAKALDVEPDGFFDLIAGGPLDMGYLRAKAGLILDGRLSPAQFAVNTAAKDARLIVRAGEQHGVRLDVAAAGAERLERAAAQGHGDEDMAAAYYAGFDEPPA, encoded by the coding sequence ATGACCGACGAGCTCACCGTGAGCGTCCTGGGCACCGGCATCATGGGTGCGGCGATGGCCCGCAACCTCGCCCGTGCCGGCCACACCGTCCACGTCTGGAACCGCACCCGTGCCAAGGCCGACCCGCTCGTGGCCGACGGCGCGCACATCGCCGGCACCCCCGCCGAGGCGGTCGAGTCCGCCGATGTCGTCCTGACCATGCTGTACGACGGTTCCGCCACCCTGGAGACGATGCGGCTGGCCGCACCCGCGCTGCGGCGCGGAAGCGTCTGGGCGCAGTCCACCACCGCCGGTCTCGAGGGTGTCGCCGAGCTGGCCGGCTTCGCGCGCGAGCACGGTCTGCTCTTCTACGACGCCCCGGTGCTGGGCACCCGTCAGCCCGCCGAGGCGGGACAGCTGACCGTGCTCGCCGCCGGACCGGCCGAGGGCCGGGACACGGTGACGCCGGTGTTCGACGCCGTCGGCTCCCGCACCGTGTGGACCGGGGAGGACGGAGCGGACGGCAGCGCCACCCGCCTCAAGCTGGTGGTCAACAGCTGGGTCCTGGCGGCCACATCGGCGGTGGGTGAGACCCTCGCCCTGGCCAAGGCGCTGGACGTCGAGCCCGACGGCTTCTTCGACCTCATCGCCGGTGGCCCGCTCGACATGGGCTACCTGCGGGCCAAGGCGGGGCTGATCCTCGACGGGCGGCTGTCCCCGGCCCAGTTCGCCGTGAACACCGCGGCCAAGGACGCCCGTCTGATCGTCCGGGCCGGCGAACAGCACGGTGTACGTCTGGACGTGGCCGCGGCCGGCGCCGAACGCCTGGAACGTGCCGCCGCCCAGGGGCACGGTGACGAGGACATGGCCGCCGCCTACTACGCCGGCTTCGACGAACCCCCCGCCTGA
- a CDS encoding PLP-dependent cysteine synthase family protein: MSTPQQSPPPRHTLDGTTLDADHSDPGYRDWLKEAVRRVQADANRSADTHLLRFPLPDRWGVHLYLKDESTHPTGSLKHRLARSLFLYGLCNGWIRPGRPVIEASSGSTAVSEAYFAKLIGVPFIAVMPRTTSAEKCRLIEFHGGRCHFVDDPRAMYEASAALAAETGGHYMDQFTYAERATDWRGNNNIAESTFRQLRSEPHPEPAWIVATAGTGGTSATFARYVHYMQYDTRICVADPENSCFFEGWTTGDPDVTCDRGSRIEGIGRPRMEPSFVPGAIDRMMKVPDAAAVAAVRSLEQAIGRKAGGSTGTGLWSALKIVAEMVAEGRPGSVVTLLCDPGDRYLDKYYSDAWLAAQGLDVAPYTATIETLLRTGAWPG; the protein is encoded by the coding sequence GTGAGCACTCCCCAGCAGTCCCCACCACCCCGTCACACCTTGGACGGGACCACCCTCGACGCCGACCACAGTGACCCCGGCTACCGCGACTGGCTGAAAGAAGCCGTGCGCAGGGTCCAGGCCGACGCCAACCGGTCGGCCGACACCCACCTGCTGCGTTTCCCGCTGCCGGACCGGTGGGGCGTGCACCTCTATCTCAAGGACGAGTCGACGCACCCGACCGGCAGCCTCAAGCACCGGCTCGCCCGCTCCCTCTTCCTCTACGGACTGTGCAATGGCTGGATCCGTCCGGGCCGCCCGGTGATCGAGGCCTCCAGCGGCTCGACCGCCGTGTCCGAGGCGTACTTCGCGAAGCTGATCGGGGTGCCCTTCATCGCCGTCATGCCGCGCACGACGAGCGCCGAGAAGTGCCGCCTGATCGAGTTCCACGGCGGCCGGTGCCACTTCGTGGACGACCCACGCGCCATGTACGAGGCGTCGGCCGCCCTCGCGGCGGAGACCGGCGGCCACTACATGGACCAGTTCACCTACGCCGAACGCGCCACGGACTGGCGGGGAAACAACAACATCGCCGAATCCACCTTTCGCCAGCTGAGGTCGGAGCCCCATCCGGAGCCCGCCTGGATCGTCGCCACGGCCGGCACCGGCGGTACCTCGGCGACCTTCGCCCGCTACGTCCACTACATGCAGTACGACACCCGCATCTGTGTCGCCGACCCCGAGAACTCCTGCTTCTTCGAGGGCTGGACCACCGGCGATCCGGACGTCACCTGCGACCGGGGCTCCCGCATCGAGGGCATCGGCCGGCCCCGGATGGAACCGAGTTTCGTGCCCGGCGCGATCGACCGGATGATGAAGGTCCCCGACGCGGCCGCCGTCGCCGCCGTACGCTCCCTGGAGCAGGCGATCGGCCGCAAGGCGGGCGGCTCCACCGGCACCGGGTTGTGGAGCGCGTTGAAGATCGTCGCCGAGATGGTGGCCGAGGGGCGGCCGGGGAGCGTGGTGACGCTGCTGTGCGACCCGGGGGACCGCTACCTCGACAAGTACTATTCGGACGCCTGGCTGGCCGCCCAGGGCCTGGACGTCGCTCCGTACACGGCGACGATCGAGACGCTGCTGCGGACAGGAGCCTGGCCGGGCTGA
- a CDS encoding ROK family protein translates to MRGTADPRPTGEGTTSRTRLDRGRGALGPALELVHTGRAPTRAVLTAELGVTRATAGAVAAELEALGLIRVDARPGAAAGSQGRPSHRLSVAEDGPVALAAQVHADGFRAALVGLGGRIVATAPGCEVVDADPAKVLGSVVAAGADLLRETGRRCVGAGLAVPSAMAEPEGLALNPMHLAWPAGAAVREIFAERVRAAGLDGPAFAGNDVNLAALAEHRHGAGRGARDLLCVATGHRGVGGALVLDGRLHTGSSGLALEVGHVPVNPGGRPCHCGSRGCLDVEADPLALLTAAGREPGPEVSLLKQADTLIREHYDDPAVRSAVATLVDRLGLGLAGLVNILNPDRIILGGLHGTLLAAAPDRLRAVVADRSLWGRSGGVPILACTLAHNSLAGAAELAWQPVLDDPLGTLA, encoded by the coding sequence ATGAGAGGGACGGCGGACCCCCGGCCGACGGGGGAAGGAACCACCTCGAGGACACGGCTGGACCGAGGGCGCGGTGCGCTCGGTCCCGCGCTGGAGCTCGTGCACACCGGGCGTGCGCCGACCCGCGCGGTGCTCACCGCGGAGCTGGGCGTGACGCGGGCGACGGCCGGTGCGGTCGCCGCCGAACTCGAGGCGCTCGGCCTGATCCGGGTCGACGCGCGGCCCGGCGCCGCGGCCGGCTCCCAGGGCCGCCCCTCGCACCGGCTCTCGGTGGCCGAGGACGGTCCGGTGGCGCTGGCCGCGCAGGTGCACGCCGACGGCTTCCGGGCCGCCCTGGTCGGCCTCGGCGGCCGGATCGTGGCCACCGCCCCCGGTTGTGAGGTCGTCGACGCCGACCCGGCGAAGGTGCTCGGCTCCGTCGTCGCGGCCGGCGCGGACCTGCTCCGGGAGACCGGACGCCGCTGCGTCGGAGCGGGGCTCGCCGTACCGTCCGCGATGGCGGAACCCGAAGGGCTGGCACTCAACCCGATGCACCTCGCCTGGCCCGCGGGAGCCGCGGTCAGGGAGATCTTCGCCGAGCGGGTGCGCGCCGCCGGCCTCGACGGCCCCGCCTTCGCCGGCAACGACGTCAACCTCGCCGCCCTCGCCGAACACCGGCACGGCGCCGGGCGCGGCGCGCGCGACCTGCTGTGCGTGGCCACCGGCCACCGGGGCGTCGGCGGCGCGCTGGTGCTCGACGGCCGTCTGCACACCGGCAGTTCCGGCCTCGCCCTGGAGGTCGGCCACGTCCCCGTCAACCCAGGGGGCCGGCCCTGCCACTGCGGCAGCCGGGGCTGTCTCGACGTGGAGGCGGACCCGCTGGCCCTCCTCACCGCGGCCGGACGTGAACCCGGCCCCGAGGTGTCCCTTCTGAAGCAGGCCGACACGCTGATCCGCGAGCACTACGACGACCCTGCCGTCCGTTCCGCCGTCGCCACCCTCGTCGACCGCCTGGGGCTGGGCCTCGCCGGCCTGGTGAACATCCTCAACCCGGACAGGATCATCCTCGGCGGCCTGCACGGCACCCTCCTGGCCGCCGCCCCCGACCGGCTGCGCGCCGTCGTCGCCGACCGCAGTCTGTGGGGCCGCAGCGGTGGCGTCCCCATTCTGGCGTGCACGCTGGCTCACAACAGCCTGGCCGGAGCCGCCGAACTCGCCTGGCAGCCGGTCCTGGACGACCCGCTGGGGACCCTGGCGTAG
- a CDS encoding alpha-ketoglutarate-dependent dioxygenase AlkB family protein translates to MDGELFPRPRAEVAPGAVHVPDWLDARTQRTLLDACRAWARPPAGLRTVRTPGGGTMTARQVCLGWHWYPYGYARTVVDGDGAPVKPFPARLGELGRRAVTDALGPDAAPAGTAYDIALINFYDADARMGMHRDGDEESDAPVVSLSLGDTCVFRFGNPRARTRPYTDVELRSGDLFVFGGPSRAAYHGVPRVHAGTAPPELGLNGRLNITLRVSGRSPDAVAIMGESPS, encoded by the coding sequence ATGGACGGCGAGCTCTTCCCCCGGCCCCGCGCCGAGGTCGCGCCCGGCGCGGTGCACGTGCCGGACTGGCTGGACGCCCGGACACAGCGCACCCTGCTCGACGCGTGCCGCGCGTGGGCCCGCCCGCCCGCCGGACTGCGCACGGTCCGCACACCCGGCGGTGGCACGATGACCGCCCGGCAGGTGTGCCTGGGATGGCACTGGTACCCGTACGGCTATGCGCGCACCGTCGTCGACGGCGACGGCGCCCCGGTCAAGCCGTTCCCCGCCCGCCTCGGCGAACTGGGCCGCCGCGCGGTGACCGACGCGCTCGGCCCGGACGCGGCGCCGGCGGGGACCGCGTACGACATCGCCCTGATCAACTTCTACGACGCCGACGCCCGCATGGGCATGCACCGTGACGGGGACGAGGAGAGCGACGCGCCCGTGGTGTCGCTGAGCCTCGGCGACACCTGCGTCTTCCGCTTCGGCAATCCCCGGGCCCGGACCCGCCCCTACACGGACGTCGAACTGCGCAGCGGTGACCTTTTCGTCTTCGGCGGGCCGTCGCGGGCGGCGTATCACGGGGTCCCGCGCGTGCACGCGGGCACGGCGCCGCCGGAGCTGGGGCTGAATGGCAGGCTGAACATCACACTCCGGGTCAGCGGCCGGTCACCGGACGCGGTCGCGATCATGGGAGAATCGCCCTCATGA